Below is a window of Gemmatimonadaceae bacterium DNA.
CGGTCCTGCTCCAATCTGGGCGCTATGACGAGGCCGCCCGTGAGTTCCGGCAGTTGCTGTCGCGCGACCCATCGAGTTTCGAATATCGGCTTGGTCTCGCGCACGCCCTCGCGTGGGGAAATCATCCGCACGAGGCCGAACCCGAGCTCGTGCAGCTCCTCGCAAAGCGTCCGGCTACTCCCGGGCTCGACTCACTCTTGCGCGCCGTCCGCGATGCGTACGATCCGCGCGCCGTCGATGCGGCGCAGTGGGTCGCAAGCGATCCGTGGTACGCGCCCTATCGACTCGCTCTCGCGCGTGCCCTCGCGCGCGAGGGAATGTCTCGCTTGGCGATCGCGCATTACGACACGCTGCTCGCGCGTCCAACGACGGACCACATTCCCGACCGCGGCGCGCTCCTGCGTGAGATGGCGGACGCGTACGTCGTCGCAGGTGATCGGCTCGGTGGCGTGGACAAACTGCGCGCCGCGTTGGCGCTTGCTCCCACGGATACGGCGCTGCGTCACACGATTGCATCGATGCTCGCCGACGCGCGGCGCAACGCGGATGCCCGCGCACAGTACGACACGCTGCTCGTTGAGGCACCCACCGGCCCGCTGCTGCTCGAGCGGGCGCGTCTTCGTCTCGCGTTAGGCGATCGCGCCGGTGCCGATTCCGATCTCTGGGCATCGGCGAAGCTGCAGCCGACCGCCGATGCGTATCGCTTGCTTGGTGACCTGCTCCGCGAGCGTGGCGACTACCGCGGTGCGCGCTCGATGTACGCCGCCGCGCGCCAGGGTGCTTCGCGCGATCAGCGTACGGCCGTGGCCGAGGCTCTCGCGCAGCTCGACCGCGAAGAGCGGCCGGCGATGCTCGCACCGTCGATCGGCGACGATCCGGGCTGGCGGCTGTCCGAGGACGCCGCCGCCGACAACCTCGGTGTCGCCTACTCCGTCCTTCGCCTCGCACGCACCATCCCGCTCACCGAGGCGACGCGGGTGACGTTAGGCGGCGACTGGCGCGAGTTGTCCCAGCACACGACGGCGCATCGGGTCGACGCGAGCGGCTTCGGCGGAACGATCGGCGCATGGCAGGAAGCTGGCTATGGCCCGGTGCTCGGGCGCCTCGAGGTCGAGGGCGGCGGGGTGCAGCATCCGAGTGTCGGCACGTTGGGCGAGGGAAGAGCGGCGCTCTCAGCGTGGCTTTTCGCCTGGCAATCGACGCTGGAGCTCGCGACCATGCCGGCGTACCCGTCGCTCTTTTCGATCGATGCGCTCCTCCCCGCAGCCGGCGGGCCGCCACTCACCGAGCGCGATGCCGCGGTCACGCTGGGCGGACCAATCGGTCCGCTCGACGTCGGCCTGCGATGGGAACGCTCCATCGTCAGCGACGGTAATCGTCGCCTAACGATCGATGGCTACGCGCGCTATCCACTCGGTGGGAATCTGTTCGCGGTGTATTCGGGGAATGGCGTTGCCTTCGCCGATCGCAGCGTGTTGTACTGGGATCCCGAGCAGTATTCGGCTCAAGGCGCCGGGCTCGAATACGCCGTTAGGCAGGCGCGCGGGTTGTCCTTCTCGGCGCGCGTGTTGCCGAGTTACGCCTGGAGCGACGAGTCCGCCATCATACCGTCGCCGGACGGTTCGATCACGCGCGGCCCCCTCAGCCGGCACACGGCCAAGCAGATCGCCGCCTCTGCCGAGGCGGGCTACCGAGTCCACGGCTGGGAAGCAGCGGGGGCGGTAAGCTACGGTCGCGGGCGCGCCGGCGATTATCAGCGCTTCGGCGCGTCGATCACTGTTCGGATGGGGAGCTGACATGCAGACGACCGCGCTCCAAATAGCGATCGCGTTTGTGTTGACGTTTCTTGTCGTCCTCATCGTCCGCTACGTGCTGCTGTTGTGGTTGAGCTATTTGCAACATATCGAGAATCGCGGTCGTGACGCGGAGTGCACGCACCAACCACCCGTGACGATCCTCGTCCCCGTGTTCAACGAAGAGGCGGTGATTGCGCCTGCGCTGCGCAGTCTTCTCGAGCTTCGGTATCCGGTTTTTCACGTCATCGTCATCGACGACGGCTCGAGCGATCGCACCTTCGAGCGCGCGTCGGCAGTCGCCGGCCAGTACGGTGAATCGACGATTCGAGTCGTTCGCAAGAACAACGGTGGCAAGGCCGCCGCGCTGAACACCGGCATGACGCTCGCGACCACAGAGTTCGTTCTGTGCATGGACGGCGACTCTCGCCTCCATCCGGACACGCTGCGCTTTGCGATGCGGCACTTCATCGACCCGCGCGTCGGCGCGGTTGCGGGAAACGTGAAGGTGGTCAATCGCCAGAACCTCTGGACGAAGCTGCAGGCGCTCGAGTACGTCGAAGGGCTCAATACGGCTCGGCGCGCTCAGGGCTTCCTGCGCGTCGTGAACATCATTCCCGGGCCGATCGGCGTGTTTCGTCGCGACGCGCTGTTGCGCGCCGGCGGATACGACACCGACACATTCGCCGAGGACGCCGATCTTACGCTCAAGCTGCTCACGGCCGGCTGGCACGTCGCCTACGAGGAGCGCGCCATCGCGTACACGGAAGCGCCGGAGCACTTCCTCGATCTCGTGCAGCAGCGCTACCGCTGGACGCGCGGTATCCTGCAGGCGTTGCGCAAGCGCGCATCATGGCTCCGTGCTCCACAACGAGGCGTGGCGCTCTGGCTTTCACTGCTCGTTATGCTCTTCGAGGCAGTCGTCTGGCCGACGATGAACGTGGTCGGCAACCTGCTCTTCACGGTGGCAGCGCTCTCTGCCGGCGCGGCGTCGGGCGTGCTCTACTGGTGGGCGTTGCTCACCATGCTCGACGTCGCCGCGGCACTCTACGCGGTCGGCATGGAAGGAGAGGATTTGCGGCTGATCCCGTACGCCGTTGGCTATCGATTCTTTTTCATAACGATGATCGACGTCGCGAAGCTCCTCGCGACGGCGGAAGAAGTTGCTCGCGTACGCATGACATGGGGGAAACTCGAACGTGCAGGCCGCTTGTGAGTTGGTTGTCACCCGAGACTGGATGTTGAGTGTCTATTAATATCTTGCTCTCCACGATCATTCTCGTGTCGTTTCTCGTCACGATCGTGATGGCCGTCGGCAGTTACGTCGCCTATAAGTTGCGTGAAGCGCGACGCCCACGGCTCGAGCTTCCTGCTGCAGACGGCGAATCAGCGTACTTCGAACGCATCGTCGCCGACGAGAAATGAATCGCCCGCGCCCGACGTCCCTTGGCTTCTCGCTCGCGGCGGCGCTCGTCGTCGTCGTGTCGGTCATGCTGACGCTGCGCCGGGGAGACGCCGCGACACGCCCGGAGCCAGCGCGCTTTTCCGGTTCCCGCGTCGTACAGCGAATGCCATCGCTCCTCGCCGACTCCCGTCTGCCGTCCCGGGTAGTCGTTGACGTGCTGCGTGACGAGTCCGCAGCGTCTTTTTATAGCGCAGCTGGAGCCCTCGATTCGATTACCGGCACTTGGCGAGCCGCGCTCTCGGCCGCAGGTGCTGAAGCACGCATCGTGACCGCCGGCGAGGCGAGTACCGATCGCACCGCTCGGGTTCTCGTCATCCCCTCCTCACCATGCCTAACGGTGCAGGCTCATGAGGCGATCGATGGCTTTGCTGCTCGAGGCGCGGGCGTCATCATCACGGGCCTCACCGGCGTCTACGACGCCGGCTGTCGGCCGATCGGATATGGACTGATCGTTGGCTCGACCGGCGCCGCCCGCGCCGACACGCTCGACTCGCGCCCGATGGCGTACGTAACGATCCCCGCTGGCAGCCCGCTCACGGTCGACATTCCGCCCGGCTCCCGAATCGATCTCAACCCGGGTCGACAGGTCGCGCTGCGCCTGCCGCAGCGCGACGCATTCTTCTCGGACTACGCCCTACAGCCGCAACCCGCAGGCAACCTGCCGCTGCTCGACGTCGCCATCACGCACGCACCGTTAGGTAAAGGGCGGCTCGTCTACTGGGGCTTCGAGCTGCGCGACGTCGTGCATTTGCCCTGGGACCGCGCGCTGAGTGCACTCCTCGTCCGCAACAGCGTCGCGTGGGTGGCTGGCCTGCCGCTCGGCAGCATCGAGCCCTGGCCGAAGGGGCGAATCGCCGCCGCCGCAATCGCTCAGGACGTCGAGGCCGGCTTTCCCAATGCGCAGTACGCACTCGATTCACTCGAGGCGGCCCATGTCCGCTCGACGTTCTTTCTCACGTCGGATCTCGCGCGTAGCTATCCCAGACTGTCGCGCGACCTTGCCAACGCTGGCGAAGTTGGAAGTCACACCGAAAATCATCGCTTGTTAGGCGGGCTGCCGCTCGCGAACCAGCAGGCTCGCCTCGAAACGTCGGAGCACGATCTCGCGCGGCTCCTTGGGCTGCCCGTCGACGGCTTGCGCCCACCGCAGGAACAGTTCGACGTCGCGACCATGAGCGCATGGCTCGCCCTCGGCGGCCGATATCTCTTCGGCGCCAACGATTCGCGCTCGGTCTCGCCGGAGTTGCTTCCGGTCGGACGTGATACGCTCGTGCTGATTGGCCGGGTGGGTAGCGACGACTTTGCTGCCGCGGCGGCCGCGCATAACGATGCGACCGCGACCGCGAGATTGCTGCTCGACGAGTATGCGCGGTACCGTGCTCTCGGCGGTCTCTATGCGCTCAGCTATCACTCCCAGTTGCTCGCCGGACCCAATCTCGTCCCGGCGCTCGCGCGTGTTGCGCGCACGCTCGCGGCCGACACGGTGGTCTGGCTCGCGACCACCGGTGAGATCGCCGATTGGTGGCGCGTCCGCGCTCAGCTCGATGCACGCGTATCATCACGTGCCGACGGTTTCGATGTCACCGTCCGCAATCGCGGCGAGCGTCTCGTTGGCGGTGCGGTCGTTCGCGTTGATTTCCCCTCGTCGCGCCCGTTGGGCATGGCGACGGCGGCACTCCTTCGCTCGAGCCAGGGCTCGGCGCGATTGTTGTTGCCGCCCATTCCGGGGAAGACGACGCGGACGTACCACGTGTACTACGCCGGC
It encodes the following:
- a CDS encoding tetratricopeptide repeat protein, whose product is MRLAVRAALIGLGLCVAASPVHAQRTNRGRRAPSSQGSATVRAELATVLLQSGRYDEAAREFRQLLSRDPSSFEYRLGLAHALAWGNHPHEAEPELVQLLAKRPATPGLDSLLRAVRDAYDPRAVDAAQWVASDPWYAPYRLALARALAREGMSRLAIAHYDTLLARPTTDHIPDRGALLREMADAYVVAGDRLGGVDKLRAALALAPTDTALRHTIASMLADARRNADARAQYDTLLVEAPTGPLLLERARLRLALGDRAGADSDLWASAKLQPTADAYRLLGDLLRERGDYRGARSMYAAARQGASRDQRTAVAEALAQLDREERPAMLAPSIGDDPGWRLSEDAAADNLGVAYSVLRLARTIPLTEATRVTLGGDWRELSQHTTAHRVDASGFGGTIGAWQEAGYGPVLGRLEVEGGGVQHPSVGTLGEGRAALSAWLFAWQSTLELATMPAYPSLFSIDALLPAAGGPPLTERDAAVTLGGPIGPLDVGLRWERSIVSDGNRRLTIDGYARYPLGGNLFAVYSGNGVAFADRSVLYWDPEQYSAQGAGLEYAVRQARGLSFSARVLPSYAWSDESAIIPSPDGSITRGPLSRHTAKQIAASAEAGYRVHGWEAAGAVSYGRGRAGDYQRFGASITVRMGS
- a CDS encoding glycosyltransferase; protein product: MQTTALQIAIAFVLTFLVVLIVRYVLLLWLSYLQHIENRGRDAECTHQPPVTILVPVFNEEAVIAPALRSLLELRYPVFHVIVIDDGSSDRTFERASAVAGQYGESTIRVVRKNNGGKAAALNTGMTLATTEFVLCMDGDSRLHPDTLRFAMRHFIDPRVGAVAGNVKVVNRQNLWTKLQALEYVEGLNTARRAQGFLRVVNIIPGPIGVFRRDALLRAGGYDTDTFAEDADLTLKLLTAGWHVAYEERAIAYTEAPEHFLDLVQQRYRWTRGILQALRKRASWLRAPQRGVALWLSLLVMLFEAVVWPTMNVVGNLLFTVAALSAGAASGVLYWWALLTMLDVAAALYAVGMEGEDLRLIPYAVGYRFFFITMIDVAKLLATAEEVARVRMTWGKLERAGRL
- a CDS encoding polysaccharide deacetylase family protein yields the protein MNRPRPTSLGFSLAAALVVVVSVMLTLRRGDAATRPEPARFSGSRVVQRMPSLLADSRLPSRVVVDVLRDESAASFYSAAGALDSITGTWRAALSAAGAEARIVTAGEASTDRTARVLVIPSSPCLTVQAHEAIDGFAARGAGVIITGLTGVYDAGCRPIGYGLIVGSTGAARADTLDSRPMAYVTIPAGSPLTVDIPPGSRIDLNPGRQVALRLPQRDAFFSDYALQPQPAGNLPLLDVAITHAPLGKGRLVYWGFELRDVVHLPWDRALSALLVRNSVAWVAGLPLGSIEPWPKGRIAAAAIAQDVEAGFPNAQYALDSLEAAHVRSTFFLTSDLARSYPRLSRDLANAGEVGSHTENHRLLGGLPLANQQARLETSEHDLARLLGLPVDGLRPPQEQFDVATMSAWLALGGRYLFGANDSRSVSPELLPVGRDTLVLIGRVGSDDFAAAAAAHNDATATARLLLDEYARYRALGGLYALSYHSQLLAGPNLVPALARVARTLAADTVVWLATTGEIADWWRVRAQLDARVSSRADGFDVTVRNRGERLVGGAVVRVDFPSSRPLGMATAALLRSSQGSARLLLPPIPGKTTRTYHVYYAGARPTAARSRARVRATPRKHKRFWWLPF